The region ATGGCTTTTATGGGACAAACCCGGACGCAGCGGTGACAATCCTTGCAGTTGGCTTGTAGTGTAGTAAGTACTTTCATTTATGTCACCGCCCCAGTATTTTTTCCTTAAAAATATCGTACACCTTATCCTTAGTAACATTGGTAATAACCTCGTCATCAATCTTGATGACTACTCCCTCGGTGCACTTTCCTTGACAAAAACTACCTTCCAGATCGACATTACTTTGTACCTGGTACTTTTCAATTAGGGCGTTAAAGGCGTTTAGTACTCCGTGCGCGCCGCGAAGATGGCAGGCACTCCCGATACAAATTGATAATTTGACCACACTATCGCCCCCGG is a window of Sporolituus thermophilus DSM 23256 DNA encoding:
- a CDS encoding (2Fe-2S) ferredoxin domain-containing protein, yielding MVKLSICIGSACHLRGAHGVLNAFNALIEKYQVQSNVDLEGSFCQGKCTEGVVIKIDDEVITNVTKDKVYDIFKEKILGR